A region from the Vicia villosa cultivar HV-30 ecotype Madison, WI linkage group LG3, Vvil1.0, whole genome shotgun sequence genome encodes:
- the LOC131659574 gene encoding uncharacterized protein LOC131659574, translating into MASQFAGLSFIGSSSRTKDDAQRMKTQTKPLVAKKRADTGKSPLTPKDPKSRHGDIGGKNVKGVTTGVSTEKAIPSRSYISISSDSSSSDDEEEAREYKWEKEIDFGYISSKNVMPFPRVVTKKWLRRNQKSINLVDGDMTAS; encoded by the exons ATGGCCTCACAGTTTGCTGGTTTGAGCTTCATCGG ATCATCAAGTAGGACCAAGGATGATGCTCAGAGGATGAAAACACAGACAAAACCGCTTGTGGCAAAGAAACGGGCGGACACCGGCAAGAGTCCGTTAACACCGAAAGATCCAAAATCGCGCCATGGTGATATcggaggaaaaaatgtgaaaggCGTTACCACCGGTGTTTCCACTGAGAAAGCCATACCAAGTCGGTCGTACATTAGTATATCTTCTGACAGTAGCAG TTCCGATGACGAAGAAGAGGCAAGGGAATATAAATGGGAGAAGGAGATAGATTTTGGATACATTTCAAGCAAGAATGTTATG CCTTTTCCTCGTGTAGTCACAAAGAAATGGTTGCGTCGAAACCAGAAGTCGATTAACCTAGTTGATGGAGACATGACAGCTTCATGA
- the LOC131659576 gene encoding uncharacterized protein LOC131659576 — translation MARPFEELKHINDSKELWKIAVRIHHKWTVVSKNKEHFEMILCDKEIWFMLSWILGYFGFMVYEHDVFKPYTIFGRKHSVLEPFSNLDVIFNVEFLLAFDSVLMVNSTYTISNFQVSLNDMLFKPTEHKFLLTFTGGTSVTDINKHDIPPKPLNFTPFAEILTGKWKKDVLIDVIGMVSEIGYTQIQAGNKKQQINLVLKDLCNNILNCTLWEGYAMQFHEFQKQRKDLSSPTVIVLQFAKVKEEGLLSFLFLDRHV, via the exons ATGGCGAGACCGTTTGAGGAACTGAAACACATTAACGACTCAAAGGAGCTGTGGAAAATTGCTGTTCGAATCCATCACAAATGGACCGTTGTTTCGAAGAACAAGGAACATTTTGAGATGATACTATGCGATAAAGAG ATATGGTTTATGCTTTCATGGATTTTAGGGTATTTCGGGTTCATGGTTTATGAACATGATG TTTTCAAACCATATACCATATTTGGAAGAAAACATTCTGTATTGGAACCATTTTCAAATCT GGATGTGATATTCAATGTAGAGTTCCTACTAGCTTTTGATTCGGTGTTGATGGTCAATAGCACATATACAATATCTAACTTCCAGGTATCCTTGAATGATATGTTGTTCAAACCTACCGAACACAAATTCCTGTTGACTTTCACTGGTGGCACTTCTGTAACTGACATAAACAAGCATGACATACCTCCTAAACCCCTGAACTTCACACCTTTTGCTGAAATTCTAACTGGGAAATGGAAGAAGGATGTTTTAATAG ATGTCATAGGAATGGTCTCGGAAATTGGCTACACCCAGATTCAAGCTGGAAACAAGAAGCAACAGATAAATTTGGTCTTGAAGGATTTATG CAATAACATCCTTAATTGTACATTGTGGGAAGGATACGCTATGCAGTTTCATGAAttccaaaaacaaagaaaagatcTTTCTTCACCAACTGTTATTGTTTTGCAATTCGCTAAAGTAAAAGAGGAAGGTCTCTtgtcttttctttttcttgatcGCCACGTTTAG